A genomic window from Streptomyces sp. 846.5 includes:
- a CDS encoding SIS domain-containing protein, with translation MSWTAQEIASQPDCWQQAVDRLPEFAPLLPRHGERVAVVGCGTSWFLAQAYAALRETAGHGETDAFAASEAPLGPGFARRYDRVLALTRSGTTTEVLELLAGLRGTVATTAITADPATPVVDLADELVVLDFADERSVVQTRFPTTQLLLLRAHLGERTDAVIADGAAALTATIAPELLDAEQISFLGRGWSYGLAREAALKVRETAAWWTESYPAMEYRHGPISVARPGRAVWSLGELPEGLAEQIAATGAHLEQPALDPVAELVRVQRLGVALAGKLGRDVDNPQHLTRSVVLATDTAAGTAAGA, from the coding sequence CAGCCCGACTGCTGGCAGCAGGCCGTGGACCGGCTGCCCGAGTTCGCACCGCTGCTCCCCCGGCACGGCGAGCGGGTCGCCGTGGTCGGCTGCGGCACCTCCTGGTTCCTGGCGCAGGCCTACGCCGCGCTGCGGGAGACCGCGGGCCACGGTGAGACCGACGCCTTCGCCGCCTCCGAGGCCCCGCTGGGTCCCGGCTTCGCCCGCCGGTACGACCGGGTGCTCGCGCTGACCCGCTCCGGGACCACCACCGAGGTGCTCGAACTGCTCGCCGGCCTGCGCGGTACGGTCGCCACCACCGCGATCACCGCCGACCCGGCCACCCCGGTCGTCGACCTCGCCGACGAGCTGGTGGTGCTGGACTTCGCCGACGAGCGCTCGGTGGTGCAGACCCGCTTCCCCACCACCCAGCTGCTGCTGCTCCGGGCGCACCTCGGCGAGCGGACCGACGCCGTGATCGCCGACGGCGCGGCCGCGCTCACCGCGACCATCGCCCCCGAGCTGCTGGACGCCGAGCAGATCAGCTTCCTCGGCCGCGGCTGGAGCTACGGCCTGGCCCGCGAGGCGGCCCTGAAGGTCCGTGAGACTGCCGCCTGGTGGACCGAGTCCTACCCGGCGATGGAGTACCGGCACGGACCCATCAGCGTGGCCCGCCCCGGCCGCGCCGTCTGGAGCCTCGGCGAGCTGCCGGAAGGCCTGGCCGAGCAGATCGCGGCCACCGGCGCGCATCTGGAGCAGCCGGCCCTGGACCCGGTCGCCGAGCTGGTCCGGGTGCAGCGGCTCGGCGTGGCGCTGGCCGGAAAGCTGGGCCGGGACGTCGACAACCCGCAGCACCTGACCCGGTCGGTGGTGCTGGCCACCGACACGGCAGCGGGCACGGCAGCCGGCGCCTGA